The sequence ACGACGGGACGTCGGCATAGTGGATCTCAGGTCGCTGCTGGTGGGCTGTCTTTCCATGGAGCGGGCCCGGGCGGCAACCGGTGCGGAGCCGACGGAGCAGGGCCGGATGACGGCGTTGATGTGCGATGCACTGCGGCCGCCGCACGCCGTCACGGCCGTAACGAAACTCCCGATGGAGTCCATGAAGCGTAACGAAGTGCGGTGTGGGGTGTGCGGCGCGGCGATATCGGCGGCGCGTACGGGCCGGCCCGCGCGCTACTGCGGCGGTGCCTGTCGGCAGAAGGCACACCGGACGCGGGGACGCACACCGCAGACGTGATCAGGCGAGGCCGCGCACCGGCAGCCGCGCTGCTCAGAGCGGGAGCTTGAAGCCCAGGTGGGAGGCCTCGAAGCCGAGGCGCTCATAGAAGCGGTGCGCGTCGATGCGGGTCGCGTCCGAGGTGAGCTGGACCATCTGACAGCCGAGCGTGCGGGACTCCGCGACCGCCCACTCGATGAGTTGGGTGCCGAGGCCGCTGCCGCGCTCGTCGCGGTGGACCCGTACCCCCTCGATGATCGCTCGGGTGGCGCCGCGCCGGGACAGGCCGGGGATGACCGTGAGCTGAAGCGTGCCGACCGTTCGCCCCTCGCGGACCGCGACGATCTGGTGCTGCCGCGGGTCGGCGGCCAGGGCCTCGAACGCGGCGCGGTACGGAGCCAGGTCGTCCGGCGATTCGCGGGCGGCGCCCAAGGGGTCGTCGGCGAGCATCGCGATGATGGCGGGCAGGTCGGCCTCGGCCGCACGGCGTATCTCGATATCGCTCATGGGCGTGACCTTATGCCGTGCGATCGAGGGTGCGGCAGGCAGGCAGCCGTGCCCCGTCCAGCAGCGTGGCCCCCAGCAGTCGGCCCGGCGGGCCCGGTCCGGCTCGTCGGCCCCGACACGCCCATCCCCCGGCTGTCGGCGTCACTCCGGCGGTGCGAGCGTTTCGACGGCGGTGACCAACGGCGCCAACTCGGGTCGCTGTGCGGCGTCCTGGAGGGCTTCACGCAGTGCGCCGTCGTGGGTGGGCCGGGCCTCCACCAGGAGCGCGAGGCCGTCGGGCGTCACATTGGTGTAGATGCCGCGCCGGTCGTCGGGGCACAGGTAGCGCGAGAGCAGTCCCCGCTCCTCGAGCCGCGTTACCAGGCGGGTCGTGGCGCTCTGGCTGAGGACGACGGAGTCCGCGACCTGGTGCATCCGTAGATGGCCGCCGGGGCCGTCGTGCTGCTCGCTGAGCACATTGAGGACCGAGAACTCTCGGACGCTGAGGCCGTGCGCCTGCAGGGCGCGTTCGATGTGGGACTCGATGCGGCTGTGCAGCGCGGAGAGCGCGCACCAGCCCTGCGCCAGTCCAGGGGCCGGTGCCGGCGGGCAACCGGGGGCGGCCGGTGCCGCCGACTGCGGTGCCTCCGCCGTCTCCTGCTGCTCCTCTATCTCCCGCGTCTGCTGCGTCATCGACGACCTCCTCAAGGGCGCCCCATGGGCGCACTACCCCAGGATAGGGCACCGGTGAAATATACGGCGCTTGCAATTAACCCGCGCCTGCAATTATTGTCTACGCTTGTAAGAGACGGACGCAATCATCTGAAGGGATCCGTCATGCCTCTCGCACTCCTGGCTCTCGCCATCGGTGCCTTTGGGATCGGAACGACCGAGTTCGCGGTCATGGGCCTGCTGCCCGACATGGCGGCAGGTTTTGGTGTCTCCATCCCGCTCGCCGGCTACGCGACCACGGTCTATGCCCTCGGTGTGGTCATCGGAGCGCCCCTGATGACCGCCGTCGGTACGCGCTTCACCCGCAAGCAGATGCTGATGCTGCTGATGGGCCTGTTCATCGTGGGCAACCTGCTCACGGCCATCGCACCCAACTTCGGGATCATGCTCGCCGGGCGGATCGTGGCCGCGTTCACGCACGGCGCGTTCTTCGGCATCGGCGCGCTCGTCGCCGCCGACCTCGTTGCGCCCGAGAAGCGCGCCACCGCCATCTCGCTGATGTTCAGCGGCCTGACCATCGCCAACGTCGTGGGCGTACCGGCCGGCACCATGCTCAGCCAGCAGTTCGACTGGCGCACCACCTTCTACGCCATCACCGCGCTCGGTGTGCTCGGCCTGCTGGGCATCGCCAAGCTGGTCCCGGCGCAGCGGGCGAAGGCGGCCTCTCCTCTGGGCAGCGAACTCGCGGTGTTCCGCAACCCGCAGGTCGGTCTCGCGATGTTGATGACGATCCTGGGCTTCGGCGGTGTCTTCGCGGCCGTCACCTACCTCGCCTCGATGATGACCGAGGTCACCGGCTTCGCGCCGTCCTCCGTGATCTGGCTGACGGCCGTCTTCGGCCTCGGCATGGTCGGCGGGAACCTGGTCTCCGGCCGCTTCACCGACCGCGCCATGATGCCGATGCTGTTCGTGTCGATGACCGGTCTGGCGCTGTCGCTGGCCGCGTTCAACTTCACCGCGCACCACAAGACCGCCGCCATCGTCACCATTGCGCTGATCGGCATCTTCGGCTTCGCCACCGTTCCGCCGCTGCAGAAGCGGGTGATGGACCAGGCGGCCTCGGCGCCCACCCTCGCCTCGGCCGGCAATATCGCGGCCTTCAACTTCGGCAACGCGCTGGCCGCCTGGCTCGGCGGGATCGTCATCTCGGCCGGCCTCGGCTACACCGCGCCCAACTGGGTCGGTGCGCTGATGACCGTCGCGGCGCTGGGAGTGGCGATATTCGCCACCGCGCTGGAGCGGCGTCAGACAGCCCGTGGCCGTGTGGTGGCCGCCGGCGGAGCCCACGCGACCGCCGACGAGCCCGTAGCGGCGGCGCACGGCTGAGGAGTCGCGCCGTAGCGCACCCCCGAGTCACCGGCGTATGGGCATCACCGGACCAACGAGCACCCACCAGCGCACCACACACCTCAGCAACCACCACGCACCCCCAGCACCGCCACACACCCACGAAAGAGTCCTCATGAGCACCACCACCTCTGCTGCGCCCGCCCCCACCGTCCGTCCGCTCACCACGCGCGATGCCGAGGGCCTGATCGACGCCGCCGTTCGTGCCGCCGAAGGCATCGGCGTGCGGGGCAGCGTGACCGTTCTGGATGCGGGTGGTCAGCTGCCGGGACGACGCGGCCGTGCTGATCTCGGGGGAGACCAGCACCCGCAAGGCGTACACGGCACTGCAGTTGGACGCCCCGACCGCTGACCTGGTCGAACTCGTACGGCCCGACGGGCTCTTCCACACCCTGCCCACGGCACTGGACCGGCCGCTGCTCTTCCTCGCGGGCGGTGTGCCGCTCCACCGGGACGGCCGGCTGATCGGCGCGCTCGGCTTCGGCGGCGGTGCCCCCGAACAGGACCACCGGATCGTCACCGGGGCGATAGCGGAGGTCGGCCTCGCCTGACGACGCTCCTTCCGCGGCCAGGGTGTGTCTTCCTGATCACCGCGGGCCTGTCGTCAATGGCCCTTGCGGACGCCCGCGCCCTCGATACCGCTCTTTCGTGCGCGGCCGGCGCGGGCCTCGGCCGACTGTGCCTCGCGCAGTCGGCTGCCGCGCCTGGTGAGCCCCCAGGGCTTGAGGACGGAGATCGCGGTGATGAACAGGTAGGTGGCCGTGGCGACCGCAGGCGCGACGACGAGGTTGATGTCCGGGTGCAGGGTGCCCGCGGCGGCCTCGGCGGCGAGGTCGTTGATACCGGGCCGGAGTGAGAACACCGACAGCAGCACGGTGAGGAGCGTCAGCCAGAACTTGACGTAGACCCAACGGTGTCTGGCCAGTCCCCAGGCGGTGCGCAGCGACAGCACCAGCCCGCTGACCAGCGAGACCAGCGCGACGGGGAGGATCAGCCAGTCACCGAAGATCTTCATGGCCCGGTAGGCGACGGCGGCCATGTCGGGGGAGCCGGTCGTGTAGCCGGTGACGCTGAGCGCGAGCAGCCCGAGGGTCAGACCGAGCCAGCTGACGGAAACGGCGATGTGAAGGACGAGGAGGGCCCGGCGGGCGGGTCGGCTGAGCTGCTGCATGGCGTCCACGGTGGCGCCGTGTGCCCCGCGGTACATCTGCCGCCGGGAGTATCCGCACGTACGCGGGCTTGAGTACGTCCCGACGTGCCGTGCCGGACACGGCTCGCCCCCGGGGCGCCGCCCGGGCCCCGATCGTACGGGGCCGGTCGTTCCCCCTCGGGTCCGCCGGCCGCGCGGACCCGGATGCATCTCTTCTCGCTCCCGCTCTCGCCTGCCGCCCTCGCGCCTCCTAGGCTCCCGGGCATGGGCAAGCTGCATCTGTTCGACATGGACGGGACTCTGCTCCATGAGTCCGCGGCCGCCGTTGAGATCTCCCGGCAGCTCGGGCTGGACCGGGAGATCGCTGAGCTGGAACGCGGATTTATCGCGGGTGAACTGACTCCCCTGCACTTCGCGCAGCGGGCATGTGACCTCTGGGCCGCCGAGTTGACCGAACTCACGGTGGCCGCTGCTTTTGACGGCTCACCCTGGCTGACCGGAATCCGGGAAGTCTGGGCGGATATCCGGGCGCGCGGCGAACGGTGCGCGGTGATTTCTCTCTCGCCGGGCTTCTTCGTCGAACGGCTGCTGGTCTGGGGCGCCGACACGGCACACGGTTCCCGCTGGCCCGCGTTGCCGATCCGCGAGGCGGTGGAGCCGGCCGGCATCCTCTCTTCGGCGGCGAAGGTACGGATCGCGGACGAACTCTGTGTGCGGTACGGGCTGACCCGAGCCGACTGCGTGGCATACGGCGACTCCATGTCGGACACCGAACTGTTCGCCGCAGTTCCGCAGTCCGTGGCCGTGAATGCGGATCACCATGTCAGTGGGCTGGCCTCATATGCGTACGCGGGCAGCGATCTGCGGGAGGCATACGAACTGGTGCGTACTGGCCGGTAATTCCGAGCTCGTCCGACGGATTCGTCCACTGTGTACGCGGAAAATGCCGTCTGTGGGGAGGATCACTGTTATCGGAAGGGCCGCGTGGAGTGTTCCAAGATCAGGGCTTGTGGTTTCAACTGCTGCCGGTATGGTCGACTCCGACTTGGCGGAAGCATGGATTCCGGCGGTGCGCGAAGGGTGAGCTCAAAGCTCGTCAGCCTAGCGGCGAAGCAGCCCTCGACACCCGGACTTCCGACTATTTGTCCGATCTGGTGAGCAGGGATGGCATGCTGCTGACGCGGCATCTGCTCCGCATTGTCGCAAGGGAGTGAGATTTGTCCGCTTTGGAGGGTGTTGCCGGAGTCGCTTGAGTCGATGAAGAATTCCGGGGCAGGGCGGGGGAATTCCGCGCACTTCCGTTCCACGGAAGTGCGAAGACAACCGAAAGACGTTCGAGGCGAGGCAGACCATGGACGCTCCGACCACCACGTCGGCCGATAGTGGCTCTTCCGGCGGGAGCGGTGGCGAATGGGGTTGGTTCACTCCACCGGCGACGAAGTCCTCCGGAGAACAGCAGGAACGGCAAAACAGCCAGGACCGGCAGCAGAACCAGGACGCCCAGGCAGAACCGGGCGACCGGAGTGAACACCACGACCACGGCGATCCCAGAGACCACAGAGACCACCACGAGTGGAACGAGAGAGAGGAACGGAACGACCGGGAACAGATACCCAGTCGGCCGGTCAACCCGATCCGGCCGGTAGGCACTGCCGCCGCGCGCGAGCGGGAGACGGAGCCGTCGCAGGCACCTCCGCCGCGACACGAAGCGGGCCCGCCGCCCGTGGCAGCCGGCTACCCCGAGCAGCCCTTTCCGGCCGGCTACCCCGCGCAGCCCTTCCCGGCCGGCTACCCCGCGCAGCCCTTCCCGGCCGCCTATCCCGAGCAGTCCACTGCAGCCCCAGAAGACCCTGCAGCACCAGAAAGCGCCGCGCCGGCCCCCGCCCCGCCACGCCGCGAGGCCGAGCCCGCCTGGGGTGGCGAGCCGCCCATGGAGCGCCGGCCGGTCTGGGAGCGCGTACCCGCCCGGGGCCGGGAACCCGAGCCCGTACACGAAACGGCGCGCGCCATGGGAGCGCCCGCGGGAGGCACCCTCACCGGTGGCGCGCCCGCTGCGGCACCGGCGCCCCAGAACGAGGCCCCCGCCGCCGCGCCCTCTGCCTTCACCCCCAAGGCGCGTCCCGCGGCCCCCGCCCCGGCGCCCTCTCTCGACGCCCTGCAGGCCTCGGCCTCGTCCGCCACGCCCGCCTCCCCCGATGCGATGCTCATCCGTCGCACCATGGCGGAAATCGAGCCTGTGGCCGACAAGGTCACCTCGTACTTCTACGCGCTGCTCTTCGTCCAGTACCCCGATCTGCGGGCGCTGTTCCCCGCATCGATGGACACCCAGCGCGACCGGCTCTTCAAGGCGCTGCTCACCGCCGTCCAGCATGTCGACAACGCCGAGGTGCTCACCGCCTACCTGGCGAACCTCGGTCGCGGTCACCGCAAGTACGGCACCCAGCCCGATCACTACCCGGCCGTCGGTGAATGCCTGCTCAACGCGCTCGCACGCTATGCGACGTCCAGTTGGGGGCCTGAGACGCAGGCCGCGTGGGTACGGGCCTACACCGCGATCTCGCAGATCATGATCGATGCAGCGGCCGAGGACGAGGCCGTGGCGCCTGCCTGGTGGCAGGCCGAGGTCGTCTCGCACGAGCTGCGGACGCCCGATATCGCGGTGGTGCTGGTCCGTCCTGACCAGCCCTACCCGTTCCTCGCGGGGCAGTACGCGAGCGTGGAAACCCCCTGGTGGCCACGGGTCTGGCGGCACTACTCCTTCGCTTCCGCACCCCGCTCCGACGGTCTGCTCTCCTTCCACGTCAAGGCGGTCCCGGCGGGCTGGGTCTCCAACGCCATGGTCCACCGCGCCCGCCCCGGCGATGTCATCCGGATCGGTGCTCCCGGCGGCTCGATGACCGTCGACCACAGCAAGCGCAGCGGTCTGCTGTGCGTCGGCGGCGGCACCGGCATCGCCCCCATCAGGGCGCTGGTCGAGGACGTCGCAGAACACGGTGTCCGGCGCCCCGTCGAGGTCTTCTACGGTGCCCGCAGCGACCACGACCTCTACGACCTCGACACCATGCTGCAGCTGGAACAGACCCACCCGTGGCTCTCCGTGCGCCCGGTCGTCGCCAGCGGACCGGCGGCCCGCGGCGGAACGAGCAGCGAGAGGGGGCAATTGCCTGAGGCGGTCCGGCAATACGGTCCTTTCCGGGAATACGACGCTTATCTTTCCGGGCCGCCAGGGTTGATCCGCAGCGGTGTGGACGCTTTGGTAGGGGTCGGCATTCCGACCGAGCGCATACGGCACGACTCCGTGGAAGAGCTGGTCACGGCGGGAGATTGAGGTCTTGGCAGCACAGGTCGAACACGGTCCGACAGGGGAGGGGTGGGGCATGCCACGGCAAGAGCGCCCCGGGAGCGACGGCGAGCACCTGGTGCAGCAGCGGCTCGGTACGACCAAGCGGGCCGACCGTTTCTACGATGACCAGGTCCTGGACCATCTCAACGTCCGGATGCAGGAGTTCGTGGCCCGGCAGGAGATGTTCTTCCTGTCCACGGCCGACCGGCACGGCGAATGCGATGCCACGTTCCGGGCCGGGCCGGCGGGCTTCGTCCAGGTATTGGACGCCCGGACGCTGGCATACCCGGAATACCGCGGCAACGGTGTCATGGCGTCCATCGGCAACATCTCGGAGAACCCGCGCCTGGGCATCTTGATGGTCGACTTCACCCGTGACCGCATCGGGCTGCACGTCAACGGCCGGGCACGCGTCGTCATGGACGAGGACATGCGGCTGCAGCACCCCGGTCTGCCGGTCGACCCAGTCCCGGGCCGACGTGCCCAACTGTGGGTCACCGTTGAGGTCGAAGAGGCGTACATCCACTGCGCCAAGCACATTCCGCATCTGCAGAAGGTCCCGGCGCAGCAGCGCGGAGCGCGAGCCTGGGGCACCGACGACGCCAAGCGCAAGGGTGGCGACTTCTTCGGCGCGGCGGTGGAGGCAGATCAGCGGCCGCCCTTCCGGCGCGCCGAGCGCAGGAACGAGCACCTTCGGGGCGGACTGCACGAGGACACCGACGACGCGCTGTACCAAGCGGCGGCCCCGGCGTACGGCAGTGGTCCGGCACACGGAAGCGAACCGGTGCCCGGGGGCTCCTCGCCTACGGCCTCAGGTGCCGGTCCGGCGGCGTATCCGGGCGCGCCCCGTGACCTTGGCCGGGACGACTTCGTGGAGGAGCTGAACGCCGAGTTCCTTGACCGGGTCGAGCGGGTGCTCGCCCGCGCCCAGCCCCGTCGGCCCGCGGAGGACGGTCCGGAATTCCGCGGATGGTTCGACCGGCGCGACGGCTGAGACAGCCTGCCGGGGGGAGAGCGCGGGATACCGCTCAGCCCAGGTCCGGGGCGTGCATCGCCCGCACGCCCTCGATGTTGCCGTCGAGGTAATGCCGCAGCGACAGCGGCACGACCTCGACGGAGGCGATGCCGACACGGGTGAAGGGCACCCGCACGATCTCGTACTCCCCGCAGGGGTCCTCGACCTCGGGGCCGTGCCGGCGGGAGACGTCCATCGAGTCGAGCCGGCAGACGAAGAAGTGCTGGACCTTCACGCCGTCCACCCCGCCGTCGCTGAAGTGCTCGACGGTGTCGACGAAGACCGGCACCACGTCCTTGATCTTCGCGCCCAGCTCTTCGTCCAGTTCGCGGTGGAGGGCGTCGATGACGGTGGCGTCCTCGGGCTCCACGCCACCGCCCGGAGTGATCCAGTACGGGGC is a genomic window of Streptomyces sp. Edi2 containing:
- a CDS encoding GNAT family N-acetyltransferase; its protein translation is MSDIEIRRAAEADLPAIIAMLADDPLGAARESPDDLAPYRAAFEALAADPRQHQIVAVREGRTVGTLQLTVIPGLSRRGATRAIIEGVRVHRDERGSGLGTQLIEWAVAESRTLGCQMVQLTSDATRIDAHRFYERLGFEASHLGFKLPL
- a CDS encoding MarR family transcriptional regulator, which gives rise to MTQQTREIEEQQETAEAPQSAAPAAPGCPPAPAPGLAQGWCALSALHSRIESHIERALQAHGLSVREFSVLNVLSEQHDGPGGHLRMHQVADSVVLSQSATTRLVTRLEERGLLSRYLCPDDRRGIYTNVTPDGLALLVEARPTHDGALREALQDAAQRPELAPLVTAVETLAPPE
- a CDS encoding MFS transporter, encoding MPLALLALAIGAFGIGTTEFAVMGLLPDMAAGFGVSIPLAGYATTVYALGVVIGAPLMTAVGTRFTRKQMLMLLMGLFIVGNLLTAIAPNFGIMLAGRIVAAFTHGAFFGIGALVAADLVAPEKRATAISLMFSGLTIANVVGVPAGTMLSQQFDWRTTFYAITALGVLGLLGIAKLVPAQRAKAASPLGSELAVFRNPQVGLAMLMTILGFGGVFAAVTYLASMMTEVTGFAPSSVIWLTAVFGLGMVGGNLVSGRFTDRAMMPMLFVSMTGLALSLAAFNFTAHHKTAAIVTIALIGIFGFATVPPLQKRVMDQAASAPTLASAGNIAAFNFGNALAAWLGGIVISAGLGYTAPNWVGALMTVAALGVAIFATALERRQTARGRVVAAGGAHATADEPVAAAHG
- a CDS encoding DUF2269 domain-containing protein, encoding MQQLSRPARRALLVLHIAVSVSWLGLTLGLLALSVTGYTTGSPDMAAVAYRAMKIFGDWLILPVALVSLVSGLVLSLRTAWGLARHRWVYVKFWLTLLTVLLSVFSLRPGINDLAAEAAAGTLHPDINLVVAPAVATATYLFITAISVLKPWGLTRRGSRLREAQSAEARAGRARKSGIEGAGVRKGH
- a CDS encoding HAD-IB family phosphatase — protein: MGKLHLFDMDGTLLHESAAAVEISRQLGLDREIAELERGFIAGELTPLHFAQRACDLWAAELTELTVAAAFDGSPWLTGIREVWADIRARGERCAVISLSPGFFVERLLVWGADTAHGSRWPALPIREAVEPAGILSSAAKVRIADELCVRYGLTRADCVAYGDSMSDTELFAAVPQSVAVNADHHVSGLASYAYAGSDLREAYELVRTGR
- a CDS encoding globin domain-containing protein is translated as MDAPTTTSADSGSSGGSGGEWGWFTPPATKSSGEQQERQNSQDRQQNQDAQAEPGDRSEHHDHGDPRDHRDHHEWNEREERNDREQIPSRPVNPIRPVGTAAARERETEPSQAPPPRHEAGPPPVAAGYPEQPFPAGYPAQPFPAGYPAQPFPAAYPEQSTAAPEDPAAPESAAPAPAPPRREAEPAWGGEPPMERRPVWERVPARGREPEPVHETARAMGAPAGGTLTGGAPAAAPAPQNEAPAAAPSAFTPKARPAAPAPAPSLDALQASASSATPASPDAMLIRRTMAEIEPVADKVTSYFYALLFVQYPDLRALFPASMDTQRDRLFKALLTAVQHVDNAEVLTAYLANLGRGHRKYGTQPDHYPAVGECLLNALARYATSSWGPETQAAWVRAYTAISQIMIDAAAEDEAVAPAWWQAEVVSHELRTPDIAVVLVRPDQPYPFLAGQYASVETPWWPRVWRHYSFASAPRSDGLLSFHVKAVPAGWVSNAMVHRARPGDVIRIGAPGGSMTVDHSKRSGLLCVGGGTGIAPIRALVEDVAEHGVRRPVEVFYGARSDHDLYDLDTMLQLEQTHPWLSVRPVVASGPAARGGTSSERGQLPEAVRQYGPFREYDAYLSGPPGLIRSGVDALVGVGIPTERIRHDSVEELVTAGD
- a CDS encoding pyridoxamine 5'-phosphate oxidase family protein, whose product is MPRQERPGSDGEHLVQQRLGTTKRADRFYDDQVLDHLNVRMQEFVARQEMFFLSTADRHGECDATFRAGPAGFVQVLDARTLAYPEYRGNGVMASIGNISENPRLGILMVDFTRDRIGLHVNGRARVVMDEDMRLQHPGLPVDPVPGRRAQLWVTVEVEEAYIHCAKHIPHLQKVPAQQRGARAWGTDDAKRKGGDFFGAAVEADQRPPFRRAERRNEHLRGGLHEDTDDALYQAAAPAYGSGPAHGSEPVPGGSSPTASGAGPAAYPGAPRDLGRDDFVEELNAEFLDRVERVLARAQPRRPAEDGPEFRGWFDRRDG
- a CDS encoding NUDIX hydrolase translates to MNVRPVVKRTARAILLDGADLVLIKRTKPGRAPYWITPGGGVEPEDATVIDALHRELDEELGAKIKDVVPVFVDTVEHFSDGGVDGVKVQHFFVCRLDSMDVSRRHGPEVEDPCGEYEIVRVPFTRVGIASVEVVPLSLRHYLDGNIEGVRAMHAPDLG